CCGTGAATACGGTCTGCTCATGGGCGACGAGCAGCCCGCGGTATCGCAAACGGTGGTGGCTACGCACGAAGCGGTTGCCGAAGCCGATGTGGCCGAGGGCGAAGCTCCGGTTGAGGAAGAGGAAGAGGAAGAAGAGGAAATCGACGACAGCAAACCGCTGGACGCGACGACTCCGCTGCCGACGCCTCCGCCGATGCCGCGGCCGGCCGAAGCCGAGGGCGAAGGGGTCTTCGAAGAAGAGGAAGAGCAGCCCGAAGAGGAGGTCGAGGAAGGCGCGCAGGGTTACGAACTCGAGGAAGAAGACGAAGAGACCTACGAGGAAGACAAGCCCTACGAAGAAGACGAGGAAGAATCGACCTTCGCCGAAGGCACCAACAACAACGAAGAAGACTCGTACTAGTTCTCGCTCCGTATCAAAACGAAAGGCCGCGCTCACCGCGCGGCCTTTTCTTTATGCTATGTTCGTCGACGATCTCGACACCCGGGGGCAGCGGCACAGCGAAGAAAGCAAGCCTTCAGGGACCGCCGATAAGCGCTTTACCGGCGATTCGTTCGGCGCCGCAGGACGCACCGGCTAACGCCAAGGAACCGCCCCGGCCGCGCGTAACTCCCCATATCCCGCAGAACCAGGACCTGGAGGAAGCTCGTGAGCACGCAGCCCAAAATCGGTCTCGTCGGCACCGGACGCATGGGTGCCAACATGGCCAAACGTTTGCACGACGTCGGATATGAAATTGCGGCGCTCTTCGATGTGAATCCTGAATCGGCGCTGGAAACGGCGAAGGAAACGGGCGGCGAAGTCACGCCGGCCCTCGCACGCGTTACCGAACTTTCCGACGTCGTCATCACGGTCGTTCCCGACGACGCCGCCATGTACAAGATCTTCGCAATGTCCGGAGACTCGCTATTGACCAATGCGCGAGGGCGCATTTTCATCAACTGCGCGACGATCACGCCGAAAGTGCACGTCGACGTTGAGAAGTTGGCCGAGGAGCGCGGCGCGCATTCACTCGAAGCGTGTATGGCCAGCTCGATTCCGCAAGCGCGCAACGGCACGCTGTACTTGATGATCGGCGGCCGCAAGGAAATCTTCGACCAGGTCAAGCCGATGCTCGAGAAGATGAGCGCGTCGCTCAAGTACGTCGGCGAAGCCGGCCGCGCCGCGCAGGTCAAAGCGCTGGTCAACATGGTGATGAACATCAACACGGCCGGTCTGGCCGAGGGCCTCGGCCTCGGCGACGCGCTGGGCCTCGATCTCGACGTTCTGCGCGAAGTCTTCTCGCAGACGGGCGCCAACTCGCGCGTGCTCGAGACCGACGGTGCCGACATGCAGAACCGCGAGCACGACGTGTACTTCTCCGCCGAGCACGCCGCCAAGGATTCCGGCATCGCGCTTTCGCTCGCAAAAGACGTCGACCTAACGCTCCCGCTAGCGCGCGCGACCTACGAGCAGTTCGAGCTCATGAAGAAGCTCGGGTTGGGTCAACTCGATAAATCCGGTGTCTCCGAACTCACTTTCGCCTCACGTCACGGAAAGGAACTCGCCAATGCCTGAGACTGCCACCAAAGAGAAGATCCCCTACGTCAGTTCGCAAACGACGGGCCCGCTCGGCGCCGCACATCTGCCGCGCCTATGGACGAAGCTCACGCTTGGTTATGCCGGTCAACTCGCCGATGGTTGGGACCATTGCGGTGCCGGATTCGATCAAATGACGATCGACAATCTCGGACTGAACCGCGACAAGGTCATGGAGTTCGTGCGCACGACCAAGCCGACGTACGTGCAGTTCGAGCAATACGTCGTCGACAACGGCACGACCGATGCCGACACGATCAAGAAGCACAACGCTTCGATCCACGGCTATAACCATTCTCCCGAGACCGCCAAGTCGATGCGCGACGGCATGGGCCTCAAAAACCAGAACGTCAACGATGCGGTGACGCTCAATATGCTCGACGATCTGCACGAGCTGCACAAGCAGGTTCACAGCTAGACCAAGCTTGAGCAGCGTTGCGCTGGTCGCGCTCGACGACGGAGCGCAGACGACCGTCGAGACCTGGGGTTCGCGCGGGCCCGTGGTGCTGTGCGTGCACGGCATGACGAGCTCGCGCTTTTCTTGGCAGCGTCTTGCCGAGCACTTGCAAGACCGGTTTCGCGTGGTCGCTTACGATCAGCGCGGGCACGGCGATAGCGCGAGAGTGCACGGGCCGATGGAGCTCAAGCGCGGCATCCGCGACGTGGAAAACGTCGCCACGGCGCTGGGCGAACCCATCGATTTGCTGATCGGCCACTCGTGGGGCGGCGCGATTGCGATTCAAGCGGGTCTACGGATGCCGGTATGGCGCGTTGGAGCCATCGATCCGATGATCCAGCAAGTCAGCCCCGAGTGGTACGAAGAGTATCTCGAAGAACTGCGGGCGCAGTTCGCGCACGACGGCGACGCGCGCGCGGCGCTGATTCGCGAAGAGTACGCCGACTGGCATCCTACCGATGTCGCGGCGAAAGTGCACGCCGTCGCAACGATGACGCTCGATCCAATCGAAGGGCTTATGCGCGAGAATCCGCCCGCGTCGTGGGACATGCGCCCCGCAATCGCTGCGTACGACAAACCGTTGTGGCTCGGGATGGCCGCGCCCGGCGAATCGATCAACGACGATGCCATGCTCGCCGAGATCGTCGACCGGCATTCACCCAACGTCGATATCGCCGTCTTCCCCGGAGCCGGTCACAACATCCATCGCACGGCCTTCGATGCGATGGTCAAATCACTTGACGATTGGATGGCCCGCACGTGAACGAAGAACGCCTTAGCCGCAAGAATCTGCTCGGCATCGCCGCATCGTTCGGCATATTCACTGCACTGGGCACGCCGCCGGCGGGCGCGACGAGCCTACCCGTGATCGGGGCGTGGAAGCTCGAGAGTTTCAACGTCGACGAGGGCAAGGGCGGAGAGAAGCCGCGGTTCGGTCCCGAGCCGGCCGGTTACTTGATGTACACCGAAAACGAGCGCATGGCGGCGGTGCTGATGGGAACGCATCGCCCGTCGCTCAACCCGCCGAAGTCGGTCGGGGGTCCCGCGAGCGGTCAGTGTATCGAGTCGGTCGCCGACTTCCTCGCGTACGCCGGACGCTACGAAATCAAAGGCGATCGCGTCTTCCATCACGTCGAAGTCTGTGTGTTCACCAATCTCGTTGGGACGACGCTCGAGCGCCAGTTCACGATCGCCGGCGACACGCTGACTATTCGCACCGTGCCGCCGGAGATCTGGGGCTCGTCTAACGTATTGGTGTGGAAGAGGGCGTAGTCGCGTCGATCGTACCCTGCTCCGACGTCTGCGGCGGCGGATAGAGTTCGGCCGCGTTCGTAAGCGGGCCGCGATCGGTGACGACGCAGTTGCATGCCGCGAACGCCTGCTCGACCAGCGTCTTCGCGATCGGATCGTCTCCGCAGATCGGGATGTTGGCGCCGGCCTGCGGTAGCACGATGAGCGCCCGTACGACCGAGTGCGAGTCCAATTTCTTGGCAAGGCACTCGGCATCGGTTATATCGTCACCCGTGGGCCGCGAGTTTCCGGCTTCGACGATTGCCTGCGGCGTCTGCAACGTACCGATGGCCGCGAGGGCGGCGTCGATTTCGTCATGCGGCACTGCAAAGATCAAGATTTCCATGGTGCTTGCTAACGCGTACGGAATGTCCGCCTCAGCGCCTGCCTTGCTCGCCGCTTCCTCTGCAGCGCGCCTGTCGCGAGGGTCGCTAAACTCTACCTCATGACCGCCCTCCGTGAAGAGCTTGCCGATAGCAACCGCGCGGTCGTCTGAACCGATGATGCCAATCTTCATGACTCTCTCATACCCTTGTCCGATAGCCACTGCTCGATTGGTCGCAAGCCAAAGGACAACGCCGGCTGTGGCGGGGCCGGGCTTGAACGGCCCAGCCGCCGCGGTTTCGGCGCCCGCGGGGGCTCTCGGCGGGCGCCGCTCGGACGGTCGTGACAGGCGGAGCCGGCCGTGATAAAATAGCCGTCTGTGCCCCGGCCCCGGCGACGGTGGGAGCTCCTTACGTGACCCCGTGAGAAGAGCGTCCCTGCGTAAGCCGCCGGCCTTGTGTCCTTCGACTTCGCGGCTACGCCGCTACACTCAGGATGACAGCACAGGCTTTGAGGAAGCGTCCCACTTGAATCTCATCGACGTCAACAACTTCGACGCCATGCGCATCGGCTTGGCATCACCGGAGCAGATTCGCGCGTGGTCGTTCGGCGAAGTCAAGAAGCCCGAAACCATTAACTACCGCACGCTCAAGCCCGAGCGCGATGGTCTGTTCTGCGAAAAGATCTTCGGCCCGACCAAAGACTGGGAGTGCCACTGCGGCAAGTACAAGCGCATTCGCTTTAAAGGCATGATCTGCGATCGCTGCGGCGTCGAGATCACGCGCGCGAAGGTTCGCCGCGAGCGCATGGGCCACATCGAGCTCGCCACGCCCGTCAGCCACATTTGGTATCTCAAGGGCGTTCCGAGCCGCATCGGCATTCTGCTCGACATGTCGCCGCGCCAGCTCGAGAAGGTCATTTACTTTGCGGCGTACGTCGTCATCGATCCGGGCGACACCACGCTCACCAAGCGCGAAGTGCTCTCGGAGCAAAAGTATCGCGAAGCGCGTGACAAGTTCGGTAATCGGTTCAAAGCCGGCATGGGTGCCGAAGCGATCCGCGAATTGCTGCGCGACCTCAACTTGCGACAGCTCCAAGAAACGCTGCGCAAAGAGTTCAAGGAAACCTCGGGACAAAAGCGTCTCAAGGCGATCAAGCGTCTCGAAGTCGTCGAAGCATTTCTCGCCAGCGGCAACAAGCCCGAGTGGATGGTGCTCGCCGCCGTTCCGGTCATTGCGCCCGAACTGCGCCCGATGGTGCAGCTCGATGGCGGCCGCTTC
The window above is part of the Candidatus Baltobacteraceae bacterium genome. Proteins encoded here:
- a CDS encoding NAD(P)-binding domain-containing protein; the protein is MKIGIIGSDDRAVAIGKLFTEGGHEVEFSDPRDRRAAEEAASKAGAEADIPYALASTMEILIFAVPHDEIDAALAAIGTLQTPQAIVEAGNSRPTGDDITDAECLAKKLDSHSVVRALIVLPQAGANIPICGDDPIAKTLVEQAFAACNCVVTDRGPLTNAAELYPPPQTSEQGTIDATTPSSTPIR
- a CDS encoding lipocalin-like domain-containing protein produces the protein MNEERLSRKNLLGIAASFGIFTALGTPPAGATSLPVIGAWKLESFNVDEGKGGEKPRFGPEPAGYLMYTENERMAAVLMGTHRPSLNPPKSVGGPASGQCIESVADFLAYAGRYEIKGDRVFHHVEVCVFTNLVGTTLERQFTIAGDTLTIRTVPPEIWGSSNVLVWKRA
- a CDS encoding NAD(P)-dependent oxidoreductase encodes the protein MSTQPKIGLVGTGRMGANMAKRLHDVGYEIAALFDVNPESALETAKETGGEVTPALARVTELSDVVITVVPDDAAMYKIFAMSGDSLLTNARGRIFINCATITPKVHVDVEKLAEERGAHSLEACMASSIPQARNGTLYLMIGGRKEIFDQVKPMLEKMSASLKYVGEAGRAAQVKALVNMVMNINTAGLAEGLGLGDALGLDLDVLREVFSQTGANSRVLETDGADMQNREHDVYFSAEHAAKDSGIALSLAKDVDLTLPLARATYEQFELMKKLGLGQLDKSGVSELTFASRHGKELANA
- a CDS encoding alpha/beta hydrolase; amino-acid sequence: MSSVALVALDDGAQTTVETWGSRGPVVLCVHGMTSSRFSWQRLAEHLQDRFRVVAYDQRGHGDSARVHGPMELKRGIRDVENVATALGEPIDLLIGHSWGGAIAIQAGLRMPVWRVGAIDPMIQQVSPEWYEEYLEELRAQFAHDGDARAALIREEYADWHPTDVAAKVHAVATMTLDPIEGLMRENPPASWDMRPAIAAYDKPLWLGMAAPGESINDDAMLAEIVDRHSPNVDIAVFPGAGHNIHRTAFDAMVKSLDDWMART